A stretch of Suncus etruscus isolate mSunEtr1 chromosome 9, mSunEtr1.pri.cur, whole genome shotgun sequence DNA encodes these proteins:
- the LOC126018197 gene encoding olfactory receptor 52Z1P-like → MDPSFYNYTNPQDMWYVLTGIPGLEDLHIWIAIPICSMYIVAVVGNIFLIFLIVTEHSLHEPMYLFLSMLALADILLSTATAPKILAIFWFQSMNISFGSCVSQMFFIHFIFVAESAILLAMAFDRYVAICYPLRYTTILTSSVIGKIGVAAVTRSFMICFPFIFLVYRLKYCGKSIIPHSYCEHMGIARLACDNIKVNIIYGLTVALLSTGLDIVFIITSYTLILCTVFRIPSWSARFKALNTCGSHICVILMFYAPAFFSFFAHRFGSKTIPHHIHILIANLYVVVPPMLNPIIYGVKTKQIQDRVIVFFSSISTCC, encoded by the coding sequence ATGGATCCTTCCTTTTATAATTACACCAATCCTCAGGATATGTGGTATGTTCTGACCGGAATCCCAGGATTGGAAGATTTACACATCTGGATCGCTATTCCTATCTGTTCTATGTACATTGTGGCTGTCGTAGGCAATATCTTCCTGATCTTCCTGATTGTGACTGAGCACAGTCTTCATGAGCCTATGtatcttttcctttccatgctgGCCTTAGCAGATATTCTTCTTTCCACAGCCACAGCCCCTAAGATCCTGGCCATCTTCTGGTTCCAATCCATGAATATATCTTTTGGTAGTTGTGTATCCCAAATGTTCTTCATACATTTCATCTTTGTAGCTGAATCTGCTATTCTCTTGGCAATGGCTTTTGACCGATATGTGGCCATTTGCTACCCACTAAGATATACCACTATCTTAACCTCCTCAGTCATTGGCAAGATTGGTGTGGCAGCTGTTACAAGAAGCTTTATGATCTGTTTTCCATTCATCTTCCTAGTATATAGACTTAAATATTGTGGGAAAAGCATAATTCCTCACTCTTACTGTGAACACATGGGTATTGCAAGATTGGCCTGTGACAATATTAAGGTTAATATAATTTATGGTCTGACTGTTGCTCTACTGTCTACAGGACTAGATATTGTGTTCATCATTACCTCCTATACATTGATCCTTTGCACTGTGTTTAGAATACCTTCTTGGTCTGCCAGATTTAAAGCCCTTAACACATGTGGCTCCCACATCTGTGTCATACTTATGTTCTATGCTCCagcattcttttcattttttgcccATCGCTTTGGGAGCAAAACAATTCCTCATCATATTCATATCCTTATAGCCAACCTCTATGTGGTAGTGCCTCCTATGCTAAACCCCATTATTTATGGAGTAAAAACCAAACAGATACAAGATAGAgtaattgtgtttttttcttctattagtacatgttgttaa